In Bacteroidia bacterium, a genomic segment contains:
- a CDS encoding methyltransferase, which yields MPNRFSLRQILKRLLFPVLRPLADWYLGRTRKFTWKNIEVTVVPGVFHPGLFISTKILLNFLLEQTLSGKKFLELGAGSGIISVFAAKQGAIVTASDISLAAVSNIRSNAANNGVIITTIHSDLFEALPEEKFDIIVINPPYYPRKPQSEKEYAFYCGEEFEYFERLFKDLPGYISSESATWMILSEDCDLQRISRIAANNHLAMEEIFREKQWGEWNYIFQLGRMEE from the coding sequence ATGCCGAATAGGTTTTCACTCAGACAAATCCTCAAACGGTTGCTGTTTCCAGTTTTACGGCCTCTGGCAGACTGGTATCTGGGACGCACGAGGAAGTTTACCTGGAAAAATATAGAAGTTACTGTAGTGCCGGGTGTCTTTCATCCGGGACTGTTTATCAGCACAAAAATTTTACTCAATTTTTTATTGGAACAAACCCTGTCAGGCAAAAAATTCCTCGAACTGGGGGCAGGGAGTGGCATTATTTCGGTGTTTGCCGCGAAGCAGGGTGCTATCGTAACAGCTTCAGATATCAGCCTGGCTGCGGTCAGCAATATTCGCAGCAACGCAGCAAACAATGGGGTGATTATCACCACCATTCATTCCGATTTGTTTGAAGCGTTGCCGGAAGAGAAGTTTGACATCATCGTCATCAATCCGCCCTATTATCCTCGAAAACCACAATCGGAAAAGGAGTACGCGTTTTATTGTGGAGAGGAATTTGAATATTTTGAAAGGCTGTTTAAAGATTTGCCCGGGTATATTTCTTCAGAGTCAGCAACCTGGATGATTTTATCCGAAGATTGTGATCTTCAACGGATCAGCCGGATTGCCGCCAATAACCACCTGGCCATGGAGGAAATATTCCGCGAAAAACAATGGGGGGAATGGAATTATATTTTCCAGCTTGGACGAATGGAAGAATGA
- a CDS encoding ABC transporter permease subunit has protein sequence MNSRLLQIEFRKSLKSRTFWILVGLFCVFLLLAVMAFQSIKPTEINGQSTEDIEFGFYSFPMVWHTVGYLAGYMGLFLAILVIINITNEYNFRTLRQHIIDGLGRGEFLISKLLLVLILTGVATVWVFATSLLFGYLNTDAGESSVFQSVGWIGIVGLQILGYLSLAGLIALIFRNAGLSIVLFIAYNLLIERIVWAFSPDMIDRFFPVKSLSNLIPFPIPEQMIPPTEATGGQSLPFIPDQAMPGWEMLVSFVWIVVFWGVAYLILKKRDL, from the coding sequence ATGAACAGCCGTTTATTGCAAATCGAATTTCGCAAAAGCCTGAAATCCCGCACTTTCTGGATTTTGGTAGGGCTTTTTTGTGTTTTCCTCCTGCTCGCAGTGATGGCTTTTCAGAGTATCAAACCTACGGAGATCAACGGGCAAAGTACGGAAGACATCGAATTTGGGTTTTACTCCTTCCCCATGGTCTGGCATACAGTCGGTTATCTCGCCGGATATATGGGGCTTTTTCTGGCTATTCTGGTCATCATCAATATTACCAACGAATATAACTTCCGCACGCTGAGGCAACATATCATCGATGGTCTGGGCCGGGGAGAATTTCTGATTTCCAAACTTTTGCTGGTGCTGATACTCACCGGCGTAGCTACAGTTTGGGTGTTTGCTACGAGTCTGCTCTTTGGGTATCTCAATACCGATGCGGGCGAATCTTCGGTATTTCAATCGGTAGGCTGGATCGGTATCGTCGGGTTGCAGATTTTGGGTTATCTGAGTCTGGCGGGTCTGATTGCACTGATTTTCCGAAACGCGGGGCTTTCCATTGTTTTGTTTATCGCTTACAATCTGCTGATTGAAAGGATTGTATGGGCGTTTTCTCCGGATATGATTGATCGGTTTTTTCCGGTGAAAAGTCTGAGCAACCTGATTCCGTTTCCTATTCCGGAGCAGATGATTCCGCCTACGGAAGCGACGGGCGGGCAATCGCTGCCTTTTATCCCTGATCAGGCGATGCCCGGCTGGGAAATGCTGGTGTCTTTTGTTTGGATTGTGGTGTTTTGGGGCGTTGCGTATCTGATCCTCAAAAAGCGGGATTTGTGA
- a CDS encoding radical SAM protein, with protein MNKVVLFNPRSATAKHRIPNSILQVGASIEGKYEYAFVDGNLENDPFRKICSYFDSGEYAFFGVTVMPGPQLRQAITFTRMIREKYPHVKTVWGGYFASNQYKVVIESGYVDFIVNGPGDKAFPELLDCIIAGGNPAKIQNLIFREEGKIIQTAKAALFEQDGLPDLPYEKLNRFYPIGHYLGKTFLGSKTIAYHSSVGCPFTCSFCAVVPIYNARWSGKSAEKVYADIRHLKDAYGANAIEFHDNNFFVSQKRVVRFSELVQNDNMNWWGEGRIDTLDKYTDESLEKMRAAGCRMIFFGAETSSDDILSQMDKGGTQTAAQIKAFAGRLRKFDIIPEYSFVLGMPAATPEKVMAQIDQDIQFIKEIKEINPATEIIIYLYSPVATEGSELYEQVKKQGFQFPQTLDDWLNPQWENFDLRKNPLTPWLTPEMVDKIKNFETVLNAYYPTASDFKLTPAKRKVLQMASSLRYKTNFYHFPYELKAIQKLWRYRQPEIEGFYAE; from the coding sequence ATGAACAAAGTCGTTTTATTTAACCCGCGTAGCGCTACCGCCAAACACCGCATTCCCAACTCAATCCTTCAGGTGGGGGCATCTATTGAGGGGAAATACGAATACGCTTTTGTGGACGGGAATCTGGAAAATGACCCTTTCCGTAAAATCTGCAGCTATTTTGATTCGGGCGAATATGCTTTTTTCGGCGTAACGGTTATGCCCGGCCCGCAACTTCGGCAGGCGATTACGTTTACCCGGATGATCAGGGAGAAATATCCGCATGTAAAGACGGTCTGGGGCGGATATTTTGCCTCAAATCAGTATAAAGTGGTGATCGAATCGGGGTATGTGGATTTTATCGTCAACGGCCCGGGAGATAAGGCTTTTCCCGAACTGCTGGACTGTATCATCGCCGGTGGAAACCCGGCAAAAATTCAGAACCTTATTTTCCGGGAAGAGGGAAAAATCATTCAGACGGCCAAAGCCGCGCTGTTTGAACAGGATGGTTTACCTGATCTTCCCTATGAAAAACTCAATCGGTTTTACCCGATCGGCCATTATCTCGGAAAAACTTTTCTCGGCTCAAAGACCATCGCATACCACTCCAGTGTGGGTTGTCCGTTTACCTGCTCCTTTTGCGCCGTGGTTCCTATCTACAATGCCCGCTGGTCGGGAAAATCAGCCGAAAAAGTATATGCCGATATCCGCCATCTCAAAGATGCCTACGGAGCCAATGCGATCGAATTTCACGACAACAACTTCTTTGTTTCGCAAAAACGGGTGGTCCGTTTCTCAGAACTGGTTCAAAACGACAACATGAACTGGTGGGGCGAGGGGCGAATTGATACGCTGGACAAGTACACAGACGAATCGCTGGAAAAAATGCGGGCCGCAGGCTGTCGAATGATATTCTTTGGTGCAGAAACTTCCAGCGACGACATTCTCAGCCAAATGGACAAAGGCGGCACACAGACCGCTGCGCAGATCAAGGCGTTTGCCGGGCGGCTCCGCAAGTTTGACATTATCCCCGAATATTCTTTTGTGCTGGGAATGCCTGCGGCCACACCGGAAAAAGTCATGGCGCAGATTGACCAGGACATTCAGTTTATCAAAGAGATTAAAGAAATCAATCCTGCAACGGAAATCATTATTTATCTCTACAGCCCGGTAGCAACCGAAGGCTCCGAACTGTACGAACAGGTCAAAAAACAAGGATTTCAGTTCCCCCAAACCCTCGACGACTGGCTGAATCCGCAGTGGGAAAATTTTGATCTCCGGAAAAATCCCCTGACACCCTGGCTTACTCCGGAAATGGTGGACAAAATCAAAAACTTTGAAACGGTACTCAACGCCTACTACCCTACGGCTTCAGACTTTAAGCTTACACCCGCCAAAAGAAAAGTTTTGCAAATGGCATCTTCCCTTCGCTACAAAACCAATTTTTACCACTTTCCCTACGAACTGAAAGCCATACAAAAGCTCTGGAGATACCGTCAGCCCGAAATTGAAGGATTTTATGCCGAATAG
- a CDS encoding glycoside hydrolase family 3 N-terminal domain-containing protein — MLFLSCGIKSTETSADQSVSQPFLGYRSVSLLTIDGLRFKDLNRNGSLDPYEDWRLSDAERSTDLVARMSLEEKAGFMIISTTRMENDWSFQRGRQSGPIGSGFNEEDLVSDNNMFTRKPLPYPNMGAAGTTKGVTQLHLRHFILRANPPARVIAEWSNNLQALCESDGLGIPAIVTSNPRNHVTMDASAGLSVGKTTFSQWPGELGMAAMRDFALTREFADIARQEWTSVGLRKGYMYMADLCTEPRWQRAEGTFGEDAELAANMIREIVLGFQGEKLGNGSVALTTKHFPGGGATEGGQDPHFEWGKREMFTGGMFENNLIPFKAAIEAGTSSIMPYYSFPVGTQYQEVAYAYNKPILQDLLRKKLGFDGIINSDTGPIDMMPWGVEEMSLPDRYKTAIEAGINIFSGTADPSQLIEAIRKYPELMPLVDASVHRLLMEKFALGLFENPYVEVDAAESTVGKPEFQEKADLALRKSIVLLRNENAGQSPVLPLKPKTKVYFATTIPGEGESAVAVLSADSTAWDLDFVDSPEKAEVVVVWVVPKSKPLFQSDGSPLFLSLSQNGVDVTHVRKLMAKKPVIMAINYSNPWVIDELYDPKNISGVLATFGTTTEALLDVITGKFNPSGKMPFSTPVSEESVKNQIPDVPGYMEGEGYSLFKFDEGISY; from the coding sequence ATGTTATTCTTATCATGTGGTATCAAAAGTACTGAGACCTCTGCCGACCAATCAGTATCTCAACCTTTCTTAGGTTATCGAAGTGTCTCTCTCCTGACGATAGACGGCCTCCGCTTCAAAGACCTCAACCGCAATGGCTCCCTTGACCCTTATGAGGACTGGCGCCTTTCAGATGCAGAAAGAAGTACAGACCTCGTCGCACGTATGTCGCTGGAGGAGAAAGCCGGATTTATGATTATCAGTACCACGCGTATGGAAAATGACTGGTCCTTCCAGCGTGGCCGGCAGTCAGGGCCTATTGGCAGCGGATTTAATGAGGAGGACCTGGTTTCCGATAATAATATGTTTACCCGAAAACCGCTGCCTTATCCCAATATGGGGGCTGCCGGTACGACCAAAGGGGTAACCCAGCTTCACCTCCGGCATTTTATTCTGAGAGCTAATCCGCCCGCCCGTGTCATCGCCGAATGGTCCAATAACCTCCAGGCGCTATGCGAGAGCGACGGTCTGGGAATACCGGCAATTGTAACCTCCAACCCCCGCAACCATGTTACCATGGATGCCTCGGCAGGCCTGAGCGTAGGCAAAACCACTTTTTCCCAATGGCCGGGCGAACTGGGTATGGCCGCCATGCGAGACTTTGCCCTTACCCGCGAATTTGCCGACATCGCCCGGCAGGAGTGGACTTCCGTAGGCTTGCGCAAAGGGTATATGTATATGGCCGACCTTTGTACCGAACCCCGCTGGCAAAGGGCTGAGGGCACTTTTGGCGAAGATGCCGAACTGGCTGCCAATATGATACGCGAAATTGTACTCGGATTTCAGGGCGAAAAACTTGGCAACGGCTCCGTCGCCCTTACTACCAAACACTTCCCGGGCGGAGGTGCTACCGAAGGCGGACAAGATCCGCATTTTGAGTGGGGTAAAAGGGAAATGTTTACCGGCGGAATGTTTGAAAACAACCTCATTCCCTTCAAAGCTGCGATTGAAGCGGGAACTTCTTCCATCATGCCTTATTATTCGTTTCCCGTCGGAACCCAATACCAGGAAGTCGCTTATGCTTACAACAAACCTATACTCCAGGATCTTCTCCGCAAAAAACTGGGGTTTGATGGAATTATCAACTCCGATACCGGGCCTATCGATATGATGCCCTGGGGCGTGGAGGAGATGAGCCTTCCAGATCGGTATAAGACTGCCATTGAGGCGGGGATAAATATATTTTCGGGCACTGCCGACCCTTCCCAACTGATTGAGGCTATTCGCAAGTACCCCGAATTGATGCCGCTGGTTGATGCTTCGGTTCATCGCCTCCTGATGGAAAAATTTGCGCTTGGGCTTTTTGAAAATCCTTATGTAGAGGTCGATGCCGCCGAATCAACCGTGGGAAAACCCGAATTTCAGGAAAAAGCTGATCTTGCCCTGCGAAAATCTATCGTTTTGCTGCGCAATGAAAATGCCGGCCAGTCGCCCGTTCTCCCTCTGAAACCCAAAACCAAAGTGTATTTTGCAACCACAATCCCCGGGGAAGGAGAATCCGCTGTGGCTGTGCTTTCTGCTGATTCTACTGCCTGGGATCTTGATTTTGTGGACTCTCCCGAAAAAGCGGAGGTGGTAGTTGTATGGGTTGTGCCCAAATCCAAACCGCTTTTCCAGTCAGACGGTTCGCCGCTGTTCCTTTCCCTGTCCCAAAACGGTGTGGACGTAACCCATGTCCGCAAACTCATGGCCAAAAAACCGGTAATTATGGCTATAAACTACTCCAACCCCTGGGTGATCGATGAGTTGTATGATCCAAAGAACATTTCGGGTGTCCTTGCGACATTCGGAACTACAACGGAAGCGCTGCTGGATGTGATTACCGGCAAATTTAATCCTTCAGGGAAAATGCCTTTTTCAACGCCGGTTTCAGAAGAATCTGTCAAAAACCAAATCCCCGATGTTCCGGGTTATATGGAAGGCGAGGGCTATTCTTTGTTCAAATTTGACGAAGGAATCAGTTATTAA